The Danio aesculapii chromosome 8, fDanAes4.1, whole genome shotgun sequence genome window below encodes:
- the tcf15 gene encoding transcription factor 15, producing the protein MAFAMLRPIATHLAYPDVSMMSEDEENRSESDGSSEQSYGCCPSAEKRRRMSCKTTVGSVVIVKQRNAANARERDRTQSVNTAFTALRTLIPTEPVDRKLSKIETLRLASSYISHLANVLLIGDGGEDAQPCVSAVYSAQGDSGGKQPRTICTFCLSSQRKGIKDATDCVRMRGIASLRMTRR; encoded by the exons ATGGCATTTGCCATGTTGCGGCCCATAGCCACTCATCTGGCGTACCCGGATGTTTCCATGATGTCCGAGGATGAGGAAAACCGCAGCGAGAGCGACGGCAGCTCGGAGCAGAGCTACGGCTGCTGTCCCAGCGCGGAAAAGCGGCGGCGGATGTCGTGCAAGACCACCGTGGGCAGTGTGGTTATAGTGAAGCAGCGGAACGCAGCAAACGCGCGGGAACGTGACAGGACACAAAGCGTCAACACGGCTTTCACGGCATTACGGACTCTAATTCCCACTGAGCCGGTGGATAGAAAGCTGTCAAAGATTGAGACTCTGCGCTTGGCATCCAGTTACATCTCACATCTAGCCAATGTGCTCCTGATAGGGGACGGAGGAGAGGACGCGCAGCCTTGCGTGAGCGCGGTTTACAGCGCGCAGGGGGACAGTGGAGGAAAACAGCCGCGCACCATCTGTACTTTCTGTCTCAGCAGCCAGAGAAAAGGG ATAAAGGACGCGACTGACTGTGTCCGCATGCGGGGAATCGCTTCACTGCGCATGACTCGCCGGTAG